A single genomic interval of Mangifera indica cultivar Alphonso chromosome 5, CATAS_Mindica_2.1, whole genome shotgun sequence harbors:
- the LOC123215973 gene encoding MLP-like protein 423 yields MDDKYIFPGISMATDRAVPSSQVSTCLRILLYFLNCITMATGGKLDVQIEVKSPADKFWGAIRDSTTLLPKAFSHDYKSIEVLQGDGKAPGSVRLITYAEGSPIVKVSTEKIEAVDDEKKELAYNVIDGDVLKYYKVFKAFMTVSPKGDGSLVKWSCEYEKASNEVPDPSVIKEFALKNFKEVDEYLTKS; encoded by the exons ATGGATGATAAATACATTTTCCCTGGAATTTCAATGGCGACCGATAGGGCAG TGCCAAGTTCTCAAGTGTCTACTTGTCTCCGAATTTTGCTCTATTTTCTAAATTGTATAACGATGGCTACTGGTGGAAAGCTTGATGTTCAGATTGAGGTCAAGTCTCCCGCAGATAAGTTCTGGGGAGCAATTAGAGACTCTACCACTCTCCTTCCCAAAGCTTTCTCTCACGATTACAAGAGCATTGAAGTTCTCCAGGGAGACGGCAAGGCCCCTGGTTCTGTTCGCCTCATAACATATGCTGAAG GTTCTCCAATTGTTAAGGTATCGACTGAAAAGATCGAAGCTGTGGATGATGAGAAAAAGGAGCTTGCTTACAATGTGATTGATGGGGATGTGTTGAAGTActataaggttttcaaggcCTTCATGACTGTAAGTCCAAAGGGAGATGGGAGCTTGGTGAAATGGTCATGTGAGTATGAAAAGGCAAGCAACGAGGTTCCTGATCCAAGCGTCATTAAGGAATTTGCTCTCAAGAACTTCAAAGAAGTGGATGAGTACCTAACCAAATCATAA